The Chlorocebus sabaeus isolate Y175 chromosome 22, mChlSab1.0.hap1, whole genome shotgun sequence genome segment CACCTGGCAGAGCCTGGGCTGATTCTGCCCACAATCTTGCCATTGATAGGTTGAGGCTGATGAACAGCTTTGCATACCACCGGTGAACCCCCAtacctgcctcctgggctcagagaaGAATTTAGCCCTTTTGGCAGGAGAGAAAGCAGTGTCTCCTGGGAATGACCCAGTCTCTCCAGCCATGGTCGGGAGCAGAAACTCTGGGAAAGATGACCGTGCCAAGGAGGAGATGGCAGTGGCAGCAGATGCTGCAACCTTGGTGGATGGTaaaggtgggggtgggcaggCCTAGGTTGGGTTGCAAAGCTTGTAGGTGGTTAGGGAGTAGAGTAGCGATAGGCTGGAACCTGTCCTGGTTGGAGCTGAGCCATGGTCTCAATATAGAGCCCGAGTCGATGGTGAACCTGGCATTTGTCAAGAATGACTCGTATGAGAAGGGCCCGGATTCAGTGGTGGTGCACGTGTACGTGAAGGAGATCTGCAGGGACACCTCGAGAGTACTTTTTCGTGAGCAGGACTTCACACTCATCTTCCAGACCAGGTGGGTGGGCAGATGATGGGGCAAACAATGCCTCAGGTGGGACAGTATGTCTCATGCTCCTCCTCTTGTCCTTCCTCCTATCCTGCTGTGCCTCTGCAGGGATGGAAACTTCCTGAGGCTGCACCCAGGCTGTGGGCCCCACACCATCTTCCGTTGGCAGGTGAAGCTCAGGTGGGTGGTGCCTGGccccaccactgtgcctgtcctacTCCCCCAGGCTCCATCTCTCTGGCTTATCTATCCTGATGCCCATTCCTCCTAAGTCCCTGAGTTCAGCCTTTTCCCACAGGAATCTGATTGAGCCAGAGCAGTGCACCTTCTGTTTCACGGCTTCTCGCATCGACATCTGCCTTCGTAAGAGGCAGAGTCAGCGCTGGGGGGGCCTGGAGGCCCCGGCTACACGAGGTCTGCACACGAGCTCCCTTCATTGCCCAGTTCCACGTGATTAGGACCCAAACCCCTGTCACATGCTGCTAACCACCAGCCCTCTCATTCCCCCTTTTTAAGGTGCAGTGGGTGGTGCAAAGGTTGCCGTGCCGACTGGTCCAACCCCTCTGGATTCAACCCCACCAGGAGgtgctccccaccccctgacaggccagGAGGAGGCCCGGGCTATGGAGAAGGATAAATCCAAGGCACGATCTGAGGACACAGGGCTAGAGAGTGTGGCAACCCGCACACCTATGGAGCATGTAACCCCAAAGCCAGAGACACACCTGGCGTCGGTGAGAATTCTGGGATGGGAAGGACGAAGAATGGAGGTTGGAGAGTCTTGGAGCTGTTCTCTCATGTCCTCTTTGCTCCCCCAGCCCAAGCCTACATGTATGGTGCCTCCCATGCCCCACAGCCCAGTTAGTGGAGATagcgtggaggaggaggaagaggaagagaagaaagtgtGTCTGCCAGGCTTCACTGGCCTTGTCAATTTAGGCAACACCTGCTTCATGAACAGCGTCATTCAGTCTCTGTCCAACACTCGGGAACTCCGGGACTTCTTCCATGGTGAGGGCAGGGCCTGGAGCCTGGGGAATGGGCAGAGAGAGTGCCTTTGTCCCTCACACCTTTGCTCCGCTACTATTCCTAGACCGCTCCTTTGAGGCTGAGATCAACTACAACAACCCACTAGGGACTGGTGGGCGTCTGGCCATTGGCTTTGCTGTGCTGCTTCGGGCGCTGTGGAAGGGTACCCACCATGCCTTCCAGCCTTCCAAGTTGAAGGTGATCTGTGCCCACTGTCACCCTTGGCTGCAGGGGGCGGGGAGGGCCAGCCAACTGGGTGTGCCGTGGGTGCTAGGGCTTTGTGTTCACACTTTGGCTCCTGTATCCAGGCCATTGTGGCGAGTAAGGCCAGCCAGTTCACAGGCTATGCGCAGCATGATGCCCAGGAGTTCATGGCTTTCCTGCTGGATGGGCTGCACGAGGACCTGAATCGCATTCAGAACAAGCCCTACACAGAGACCGTGGACTCAGATGGGCGGCCTGATGAGGTCAGGGTTAGGGACAGAGGGTGGGCATGTCTCATGAGCATCCCAGCCCCCAGGCCTCTTTGGTTCTCACCACTCTGCCTCTCAGGTGGTAGCTGAGGAAGCATGGCAGCGGCACAAGATGAGGAATGACTCTTTCATCGTGGACCTATTTCAGGGGCAGTACAAGTCGAAGCTGGTGTGCCCTGTGTGTGCCAAGGTGTGATGGGCTCCCCTGGAAAGAGGCCCTCTATTCTGGTCATGTTAGGTTCAGAGGCATGTGCATCGTAAGGTTTGGGCAAAGTTGGCAGGGAGGCCTTAGGATTCTATATGGGCTGAAGAGCCCACTTAGGTAGGCTTCCTGACTGAGGGAAAAGTGATGTTAGAGCTCAGAGGTGTTGTGGCAGGGTTGTGGGCACATGGGGTGCAAGTGTGAGGCAAATTCGTAAAGTGGCTAAGCTGAGTAGGGCTTTGAGTGCCAGAAAGGAGGATTGTTATCTCCTGGTGGTCCTCCTGCCCCATCTAGTGTCTTGAAGCCTGAGAGTTTGCTGGTTGGCTGTGGAGGCCTTGAGAGCCATCAGAAGCCCTGGAATGGGCTCTTTGGGCATGAACATTTTGTCTCCCACTCTGTGTGCAGCTACCCAGTGCCACCTCTACATCCACAGGTCTCCATCACTTTTGACCCGTTTCTTTATCTGCCGGTGCCCTTGCCACAAAAGCAAAAGGTTCTCCCTGTCTTTTATTTTGCCCGAGAGCCCCACAGCAAGCCCATTAAGGTGAGGAGTAAGCCCCTACCCTCTGGGCTGTTTTAGAGAATGTGGCCCACCTCCCTCTCTGACTGCCCTTTTTGCCACAGTTCCTGGTGAGCGTCAGCAAGGAAAACTCCACTGCCAGTGAAGTATTGGACTCCCTCTCTCAAAGCGTTCGTGTGAAGCCTGAGAATCTGCGTTTGGCGGAGGTACCTTTGTCTTTGCTTGGGCTATTATATatatggttgtgtgtgtgtactcacCATAGACATGTGTGTATAGTCATTGGCATCTACAGACATAcacatgggctgggcacagtggctcacgcctgtaatcccagcactttgtcaggctgaggtgggcagatcactcgagcccaggagtttgggaccagcctgggcaacttggtgaaacactgtctctacaagaaattaaaaaagcagctgggcgtggtggtacatgcttatagtgccagctacttgggagactgaggcaagaggctcacttgagcccgggaggtggaggttgcagtgagcagagattgcaccacagcactccagcctggatgacagagtaagactctgtctcaaaaataaataaatagataaaaaataaaaatagggctgggcatggtggctcatgcctgtaatcccagcactttgggaggacaaggcgggtggatcatgaggtcaggagatccagaccatcctggctaacatggtgaaaccccacctctactaaaaatacaaaaaaaaaaaaaaattagccgggcatgttggcacatgtctgtagtcccagctactcaggaggctgaggcaggagaattgcttgaacctgggaggcggaggttgtagtgagccgagatcgtgccactgcactccagcctggtcgacagagcaagactcaaaaataaaaataaaataaaaatagatatacacATGAGTATGCCTGTGACTGTACAAAAACAGGTGATGTGCTGTTATTTTGTCTGTGCAACAGAAGTGCCTTCAGTTCCTAGCCATTATCAGGGTTTATTCCCCTTTGTGGTGGTGGATCCCAACTGCATTTCCCTTTTTAGACAAGGAGCTTGAACTGCAGGACTATACTATGTTCGCTCTGCTTCTCCCTCTATCCTGCTGCTCTCTCCTTTTATCCCAGTTGTGTGTGCTGGCTCTCCCCAGGGGTTCCTAACCTTTAGCGTGACTGTGTCGGTTTTCTCAGGGGTAAGAGTTGGGAGGAGGCTCTTTGAATATGGACCCTCCGTGATAGTATGTTACAGTCTTATAAGGCTATTCTAGTTATAGCAGGGCAGAGTCCCTCAGTGTGGAGAGCTGGTGTGGTTGATATCTGCCTCACACCCGGTCTTTCAGGCCCTCTGATGCATCAGGCTCCTTATGGCATTGGACACTGAGATGGGTGCCAGTAGAGGCTAAGCCTATTTGGGCCCACAGACCTCACCACTGCCCACATAAACCCACGGCCGGGCCAAGCCTTCTTAAACTCTAGGGCAGGGCTAGGGAAAGGGCTTATCCTCATGTGGGATCTGTGTGTTCTGTGTCCCCAGGTAATTAAGAATCGTTTCCATCGTGTGTTCCTGCCCTCCCACTCACTGGACACTGTGTCCCCATCTGATATGCTCCTCTGCTTTGAGCTGCTATCCCCAGAGTTGGCTAAGGAGCGGGTAGTGGTGCTAGAGGTGCAACAGGTGAGTGGGGGCCAACCTGATGGCATAGGGCCCCGGTGGGTGGGGTACTCCTGCCTGGTCTTGCTGAGCCAGACGACCCACCCTAGCGCCCCCAGGTGCCCAGCGTCCCCATCTCCAAGTGTGCAGCCTGCCAGCGGAAGCAACAGTCGGAGGATGAAAAGCTGAAGCGCTGTACCCGGTGCTACCGTGTGGGCTACTGCAACCAGTGAGGACCCCCATCATCTCCCCGACCCTTTATTTCCACCTTCCATGTGCCACCCTGCCCCTTCCCTTCACACCAAGGCACATATGCTTAAGCTTTCTACTTGCCTACTTTACCAGGCTCTGGGGGAGGCAGGGCTGGCATACCCAGTTCCCAGGGACTATGACTAGCCCCCATTATGGAGTTATAGGAGATGGGGCTAAGGGCCTTATCCttgtcttcctcttcccctcagGCTCTGCCAGAAAACCCACTGGCCTGACCACAAGGGCCTCTGCCGACCTGAGAACATTGGCTACCCCTTCCTGGTCAGTGTACCTGCCTCACGCCTCACTTATGCCCGCCTTGCTCAGCTGCTAGAGGGCTATGCCCGGTAAGTGCCTAGTGGTTGGACTAGAGTGGTGTAGGTGGGAGCAGAGGTGCTAGATGGGCTGGTCAGGAGTCCTACTTGCCTTGCTCTCTGTTGCCAGGTACTCTGTGAGTGTATTCCAGCCACCCTTTCAGCCTGGCCGCATGGCCCTGGAGTCTCAGAGCCCTGGCTGCACCACACTGCTCTCCACTGGCTCCCTGGAGGCTGGGGACAGTGAGAGGGACCCCATTCAGCCACCTGAGCTCCAGCTGGTGACCCCTATGGCTGAGGGGGACACAGGGCTTCCCCGGGTGTGGGCAGCCCCTGACCGGGGTCCTGTGCCCAGCACCAGTGGAATTTCTTCTGAGATACTGGCCAGTGGGCCCACTGAGGTTGGCTCCTTGCCTGTTGGCGAGAGGGTGTCCCGACCCGAAGGTAAGATCCAGTGAAAAGCTCTGGGAGCTGGGGAGGAAGATAGGGGAGGATGGGGGGGCTGTTGTTTAGGACCTGGTGGGCCTGGTGAGGCCCTGATGGGCAGGGAAGCTTTGATTATCATGTTCTCACACAGCCGCTGTGCCTGGGTACCAGCACCCAAGTGAAGCTATGAATGCCCACACACCAcagttcttcatctataaaattgacTCATCCAACCGAGAGCAGCGGCTAGAGGACAAAGGTGTCTGAGGCCGTGGGTGGGAGCCATGGGGTGGGTTGAGCTGGCTGTTCTCCACAGCTACATGACCTCTCTCCCTGCCCATCTCCAGGAGACACCCCACTGGAGCTGGGTGACGATTGTAGCCTGGCTCTCGTTTGGAGGAACAATGAGCGCTTGCAGGAGTTTGTGTTGGTAGCCTCCAAGGAGCTGGAATGTGCTGAGGATCCAGGCTCTGCCGGTGAGGCTGCCCGGGCCGGCCACTTCACCCTGGACCAGTGCCTCAACCTCTTCACACGGCCTGAGGTGCTGGCACCCGAGGAGGCCTGGTGAGAACAGAGCAGCAAGCAGATAAGGGGGCAGGATGGAGAAGAGAGAGACTTGCTGGTCCTGACCCAACCTCTGTTCCCACCAGGTACTGCCCACAGTGCAAACAGCACCGAGAGGCCTCCAAGCAGCTGTTGCTATGGCGCCTGCCAAATGTTCTCATCGTGCAGCTCAAGCGCTTCTCCTTTCGTAGTTTTATCTGGCGTGACAAGATCAACGACTTGGTGGAGTTCCCTGTTCGGTAAGCAATGGACCTTGGTAACTGTGGGTGGGGTGTGAGGACCAAGGTGGGCATCCTGAGCACCTGCTGCCTGTCTCACCCCTCCCTGACTGGACCTGACCCGCAGGAACCTGGACCTGAGCAAGTTCTGCATTGGTCAGAAAGAGGAGCAGCTGCCCAGCTATGA includes the following:
- the USP19 gene encoding ubiquitin carboxyl-terminal hydrolase 19 isoform X9, which produces MSGGASATGPRRGPPGLEDATSKKKQKDRANQESKDGDPRKETGSRYVAQAGLELLASGDPSASASCAAGITGSCHHSRLFFPSLSGSASTPREEQTKEGACEDPHDLLATPPPELLLDWRQSAEEVIVKLHVGVGPLQLEDVDAAFTDTDCVVRFAGGQQWGGVFYAEIKSSCAKVQTCKGSLLHLTLPKKVPMLTWPSLLKKPLGTQELVPGLQCQENGQELSPTALEPGPEPHRAKQEARNQKRAQGRGEVGSGAGPGAQAGPSAKRAVHLCRGPEGEGSRDDPGPRGDAPPFVADPATQVEADEQLCIPPVNPHTCLLGSEKNLALLAGEKAVSPGNDPVSPAMVGSRNSGKDDRAKEEMAVAADAATLVDEPESMVNLAFVKNDSYEKGPDSVVVHVYVKEICRDTSRVLFREQDFTLIFQTRDGNFLRLHPGCGPHTIFRWQVKLRNLIEPEQCTFCFTASRIDICLRKRQSQRWGGLEAPATRGAVGGAKVAVPTGPTPLDSTPPGGAPHPLTGQEEARAMEKDKSKARSEDTGLESVATRTPMEHVTPKPETHLASPKPTCMVPPMPHSPVSGDSVEEEEEEEKKVCLPGFTGLVNLGNTCFMNSVIQSLSNTRELRDFFHDRSFEAEINYNNPLGTGGRLAIGFAVLLRALWKGTHHAFQPSKLKAIVASKASQFTGYAQHDAQEFMAFLLDGLHEDLNRIQNKPYTETVDSDGRPDEVVAEEAWQRHKMRNDSFIVDLFQGQYKSKLVCPVCAKVSITFDPFLYLPVPLPQKQKVLPVFYFAREPHSKPIKFLVSVSKENSTASEVLDSLSQSVRVKPENLRLAEVIKNRFHRVFLPSHSLDTVSPSDMLLCFELLSPELAKERVVVLEVQQRPQVPSVPISKCAACQRKQQSEDEKLKRCTRCYRVGYCNQLCQKTHWPDHKGLCRPENIGYPFLVSVPASRLTYARLAQLLEGYARYSVSVFQPPFQPGRMALESQSPGCTTLLSTGSLEAGDSERDPIQPPELQLVTPMAEGDTGLPRVWAAPDRGPVPSTSGISSEILASGPTEVGSLPVGERVSRPEAAVPGYQHPSEAMNAHTPQFFIYKIDSSNREQRLEDKGDTPLELGDDCSLALVWRNNERLQEFVLVASKELECAEDPGSAGEAARAGHFTLDQCLNLFTRPEVLAPEEAWYCPQCKQHREASKQLLLWRLPNVLIVQLKRFSFRSFIWRDKINDLVEFPVRNLDLSKFCIGQKEEQLPSYDLYAVINHYGGMIGGHYTACARLPNDRSSQRSDVGWRLFDDSTVTTVDESQVVTRYAYVLFYRRRNSPVERPPRAGHSEHHPDLGPAAEAAASQASRIWQELEAEEEPVPEGPGPLGPWGPQDWVGPPPRGPTTPDEGCLRYFVLGTVAALVALVLNVFYPLVSQSRWR
- the USP19 gene encoding ubiquitin carboxyl-terminal hydrolase 19 isoform X20 → MSGGASATGPRRGPPGLEDATSKKKQKDRANQESKDGDPRKETGSRYVAQAGLELLASGDPSASASCAAGITGSCHHSRLFFPSLSGSASTPREEQTKEGACEDPHDLLATPPPELLLDWRQSAEEVIVKLHVGVGPLQLEDVDAAFTDTDCVVRFAGGQQWGGVFYAEIKSSCAKVQTCKGSLLHLTLPKKVPMLTWPSLLKKPLGTQELVPGLQCQENGQELSPTALEPGPEPHRAKQEARNQKRAQGRGEVGSGAGPGAQAGPSAKRAVHLCRGPEGEGSRDDPGPRGDAPPFVADPATQVEADEQLCIPPVNPHTCLLGSEKNLALLAGEKAVSPGNDPVSPAMVGSRNSGKDDRAKEEMAVAADAATLVDEPESMVNLAFVKNDSYEKGPDSVVVHVYVKEICRDTSRVLFREQDFTLIFQTRDGNFLRLHPGCGPHTIFRWQVKLRNLIEPEQCTFCFTASRIDICLRKRQSQRWGGLEAPATRGAVGGAKVAVPTGPTPLDSTPPGGAPHPLTGQEEARAMEKDKSKARSEDTGLESVATRTPMEHVTPKPETHLASPKPTCMVPPMPHSPVSGDSVEEEEEEEKKVCLPGFTGLVNLGNTCFMNSVIQSLSNTRELRDFFHDRSFEAEINYNNPLGTGGRLAIGFAVLLRALWKGTHHAFQPSKLKAIVASKASQFTGYAQHDAQEFMAFLLDGLHEDLNRIQNKPYTETVDSDGRPDEVVAEEAWQRHKMRNDSFIVDLFQGQYKSKLVCPVCAKVSITFDPFLYLPVPLPQKQKVLPVFYFAREPHSKPIKFLVSVSKENSTASEVLDSLSQSVRVKPENLRLAEVIKNRFHRVFLPSHSLDTVSPSDMLLCFELLSPELAKERVVVLEVQQRPQVPSVPISKCAACQRKQQSEDEKLKRCTRCYRVGYCNQLCQKTHWPDHKGLCRPENIGYPFLVSVPASRLTYARLAQLLEGYARYSVSVFQPPFQPGRMALESQSPGCTTLLSTGSLEAGDSERDPIQPPELQLVTPMAEGDTGLPRVWAAPDRGPVPSTSGISSEILASGPTEVGSLPVGERVSRPEAAVPGYQHPSEAMNAHTPQFFIYKIDSSNREQRLEDKGDTPLELGDDCSLALVWRNNERLQEFVLVASKELECAEDPGSAGEAARAGHFTLDQCLNLFTRPEVLAPEEAWYCPQCKQHREASKQLLLWRLPNVLIVQLKRFSFRSFIWRDKINDLVEFPVRNLDLSKFCIGQKEEQLPSYDLYAVINHYGGMIGGHYTACARLPNDRSSQRSDVGWRLFDDSTVTTVDESQVVTRYAYVLFYRRRNSPVERPPRAGHSEHHPDLGPAAEAAASQGLGPGQAPEVAPTRTAPERFAPPVDRPAPTYSNMEEVD
- the USP19 gene encoding ubiquitin carboxyl-terminal hydrolase 19 isoform X22, with the translated sequence MSGGASATGPRRGPPGLEDATSKKKQKDRANQESKDGDPRKETGSRYVAQAGLELLASGDPSASASCAAGITGSCHHSRLFFPSLSGSASTPREEQTKEGACEDPHDLLATPPPELLLDWRQSAEEVIVKLHVGVGPLQLEDVDAAFTDTDCVVRFAGGQQWGGVFYAEIKSSCAKVQTCKGSLLHLTLPKKVPMLTWPSLLKPLGTQELVPGLQCQENGQELSPTALEPGPEPHRAKQEARNQKRAQGRGEVGSGAGPGAQAGPSAKRAVHLCRGPEGEGSRDDPGPRGDAPPFVADPATQVEADEQLCIPPVNPHTCLLGSEKNLALLAGEKAVSPGNDPVSPAMVGSRNSGKDDRAKEEMAVAADAATLVDEPESMVNLAFVKNDSYEKGPDSVVVHVYVKEICRDTSRVLFREQDFTLIFQTRDGNFLRLHPGCGPHTIFRWQVKLRNLIEPEQCTFCFTASRIDICLRKRQSQRWGGLEAPATRGAVGGAKVAVPTGPTPLDSTPPGGAPHPLTGQEEARAMEKDKSKARSEDTGLESVATRTPMEHVTPKPETHLASPKPTCMVPPMPHSPVSGDSVEEEEEEEKKVCLPGFTGLVNLGNTCFMNSVIQSLSNTRELRDFFHDRSFEAEINYNNPLGTGGRLAIGFAVLLRALWKGTHHAFQPSKLKAIVASKASQFTGYAQHDAQEFMAFLLDGLHEDLNRIQNKPYTETVDSDGRPDEVVAEEAWQRHKMRNDSFIVDLFQGQYKSKLVCPVCAKVSITFDPFLYLPVPLPQKQKVLPVFYFAREPHSKPIKFLVSVSKENSTASEVLDSLSQSVRVKPENLRLAEVIKNRFHRVFLPSHSLDTVSPSDMLLCFELLSPELAKERVVVLEVQQRPQVPSVPISKCAACQRKQQSEDEKLKRCTRCYRVGYCNQLCQKTHWPDHKGLCRPENIGYPFLVSVPASRLTYARLAQLLEGYARYSVSVFQPPFQPGRMALESQSPGCTTLLSTGSLEAGDSERDPIQPPELQLVTPMAEGDTGLPRVWAAPDRGPVPSTSGISSEILASGPTEVGSLPVGERVSRPEAAVPGYQHPSEAMNAHTPQFFIYKIDSSNREQRLEDKGDTPLELGDDCSLALVWRNNERLQEFVLVASKELECAEDPGSAGEAARAGHFTLDQCLNLFTRPEVLAPEEAWYCPQCKQHREASKQLLLWRLPNVLIVQLKRFSFRSFIWRDKINDLVEFPVRNLDLSKFCIGQKEEQLPSYDLYAVINHYGGMIGGHYTACARLPNDRSSQRSDVGWRLFDDSTVTTVDESQVVTRYAYVLFYRRRNSPVERPPRAGHSEHHPDLGPAAEAAASQGLGPGQAPEVAPTRTAPERFAPPVDRPAPTYSNMEEVD
- the USP19 gene encoding ubiquitin carboxyl-terminal hydrolase 19 isoform X30 → MSGGASATGPRRGPPGLEDATSKKKQKDRANQESKDGDPRKETGSRYVAQAGLELLASGDPSASASCAAGITGSCHHSRLFFPSLSGSASTPREEQTKEELLLDWRQSAEEVIVKLHVGVGPLQLEDVDAAFTDTDCVVRFAGGQQWGGVFYAEIKSSCAKVQTCKGSLLHLTLPKKVPMLTWPSLLKPLGTQELVPGLQCQENGQELSPTALEPGPEPHRAKQEARNQKRAQGRGEVGSGAGPGAQAGPSAKRAVHLCRGPEGEGSRDDPGPRGDAPPFVADPATQVEADEQLCIPPVNPHTCLLGSEKNLALLAGEKAVSPGNDPVSPAMVGSRNSGKDDRAKEEMAVAADAATLVDEPESMVNLAFVKNDSYEKGPDSVVVHVYVKEICRDTSRVLFREQDFTLIFQTRDGNFLRLHPGCGPHTIFRWQVKLRNLIEPEQCTFCFTASRIDICLRKRQSQRWGGLEAPATRGAVGGAKVAVPTGPTPLDSTPPGGAPHPLTGQEEARAMEKDKSKARSEDTGLESVATRTPMEHVTPKPETHLASPKPTCMVPPMPHSPVSGDSVEEEEEEEKKVCLPGFTGLVNLGNTCFMNSVIQSLSNTRELRDFFHDRSFEAEINYNNPLGTGGRLAIGFAVLLRALWKGTHHAFQPSKLKAIVASKASQFTGYAQHDAQEFMAFLLDGLHEDLNRIQNKPYTETVDSDGRPDEVVAEEAWQRHKMRNDSFIVDLFQGQYKSKLVCPVCAKVSITFDPFLYLPVPLPQKQKVLPVFYFAREPHSKPIKFLVSVSKENSTASEVLDSLSQSVRVKPENLRLAEVIKNRFHRVFLPSHSLDTVSPSDMLLCFELLSPELAKERVVVLEVQQRPQVPSVPISKCAACQRKQQSEDEKLKRCTRCYRVGYCNQLCQKTHWPDHKGLCRPENIGYPFLVSVPASRLTYARLAQLLEGYARYSVSVFQPPFQPGRMALESQSPGCTTLLSTGSLEAGDSERDPIQPPELQLVTPMAEGDTGLPRVWAAPDRGPVPSTSGISSEILASGPTEVGSLPVGERVSRPEAAVPGYQHPSEAMNAHTPQFFIYKIDSSNREQRLEDKGDTPLELGDDCSLALVWRNNERLQEFVLVASKELECAEDPGSAGEAARAGHFTLDQCLNLFTRPEVLAPEEAWYCPQCKQHREASKQLLLWRLPNVLIVQLKRFSFRSFIWRDKINDLVEFPVRNLDLSKFCIGQKEEQLPSYDLYAVINHYGGMIGGHYTACARLPNDRSSQRSDVGWRLFDDSTVTTVDESQVVTRYAYVLFYRRRNSPVERPPRAGHSEHHPDLGPAAEAAASQGLGPGQAPEVAPTRTAPERFAPPVDRPAPTYSNMEEVD
- the USP19 gene encoding ubiquitin carboxyl-terminal hydrolase 19 isoform X18, whose product is MSGGASATGPRRGPPGLEDATSKKKQKDRANQESKDGDPRKETGSRYVAQAGLELLASGDPSASASCAAGITGSCHHSRLFFPSLSGSASTPREEQTKEGACEDPHDLLATPPPELLLDWRQSAEEVIVKLHVGVGPLQLEDVDAAFTDTDCVVRFAGGQQWGGVFYAEIKSSCAKVQTCKGSLLHLTLPKKVPMLTWPSLLKKPLGTQELVPGLQCQENGQELSPTALEPGPEPHRAKQEARNQKRAQGRGEVGSGAGPGAQAGPSAKRAVHLCRGPEGEGSRDDPGPRGDAPPFVADPATQVEADEQLCIPPVNPHTCLLGSEKNLALLAGEKAVSPGNDPVSPAMVGSRNSGKDDRAKEEMAVAADAATLVDGKEPESMVNLAFVKNDSYEKGPDSVVVHVYVKEICRDTSRVLFREQDFTLIFQTRDGNFLRLHPGCGPHTIFRWQVKLRNLIEPEQCTFCFTASRIDICLRKRQSQRWGGLEAPATRGAVGGAKVAVPTGPTPLDSTPPGGAPHPLTGQEEARAMEKDKSKARSEDTGLESVATRTPMEHVTPKPETHLASPKPTCMVPPMPHSPVSGDSVEEEEEEEKKVCLPGFTGLVNLGNTCFMNSVIQSLSNTRELRDFFHDRSFEAEINYNNPLGTGGRLAIGFAVLLRALWKGTHHAFQPSKLKAIVASKASQFTGYAQHDAQEFMAFLLDGLHEDLNRIQNKPYTETVDSDGRPDEVVAEEAWQRHKMRNDSFIVDLFQGQYKSKLVCPVCAKVSITFDPFLYLPVPLPQKQKVLPVFYFAREPHSKPIKFLVSVSKENSTASEVLDSLSQSVRVKPENLRLAEVIKNRFHRVFLPSHSLDTVSPSDMLLCFELLSPELAKERVVVLEVQQRPQVPSVPISKCAACQRKQQSEDEKLKRCTRCYRVGYCNQLCQKTHWPDHKGLCRPENIGYPFLVSVPASRLTYARLAQLLEGYARYSVSVFQPPFQPGRMALESQSPGCTTLLSTGSLEAGDSERDPIQPPELQLVTPMAEGDTGLPRVWAAPDRGPVPSTSGISSEILASGPTEVGSLPVGERVSRPEAAVPGYQHPSEAMNAHTPQFFIYKIDSSNREQRLEDKGDTPLELGDDCSLALVWRNNERLQEFVLVASKELECAEDPGSAGEAARAGHFTLDQCLNLFTRPEVLAPEEAWYCPQCKQHREASKQLLLWRLPNVLIVQLKRFSFRSFIWRDKINDLVEFPVRNLDLSKFCIGQKEEQLPSYDLYAVINHYGGMIGGHYTACARLPNDRSSQRSDVGWRLFDDSTVTTVDESQVVTRYAYVLFYRRRNSPVERPPRAGHSEHHPDLGPAAEAAASQGLGPGQAPEVAPTRTAPERFAPPVDRPAPTYSNMEEVD
- the USP19 gene encoding ubiquitin carboxyl-terminal hydrolase 19 isoform X24, whose protein sequence is MSGGASATGPRRGPPGLEDATSKKKQKDRANQESKDGDPRKETGSRYVAQAGLELLASGDPSASASCAAGITGSCHHSRLFFPSLSGSASTPREEQTKEGACEDPHDLLATPPPELLLDWRQSAEEVIVKLHVGVGPLQLEDVDAAFTDTDCVVRFAGGQQWGGVFYAEIKSSCAKVQTCKGSLLHLTLPKKVPMLTWPSLLKPLGTQELVPGLQCQENGQELSPTALEPGPEPHRAKQEARNQKRAQGRGEVGSGAGPGAQAGPSAKRAVHLCRGPEGEGSRDDPGPRGDAPPFVADPATQVEADEQLCIPPVNPHTCLLGSEKNLALLAGEKAVSPGNDPVSPAMVGSRNSGKDDRAKEEMAVAADAATLVDEPESMVNLAFVKNDSYEKGPDSVVVHVYVKEICRDTSRVLFREQDFTLIFQTRDGNFLRLHPGCGPHTIFRWQVKLRNLIEPEQCTFCFTASRIDICLRKRQSQRWGGLEAPATRVGGAKVAVPTGPTPLDSTPPGGAPHPLTGQEEARAMEKDKSKARSEDTGLESVATRTPMEHVTPKPETHLASPKPTCMVPPMPHSPVSGDSVEEEEEEEKKVCLPGFTGLVNLGNTCFMNSVIQSLSNTRELRDFFHDRSFEAEINYNNPLGTGGRLAIGFAVLLRALWKGTHHAFQPSKLKAIVASKASQFTGYAQHDAQEFMAFLLDGLHEDLNRIQNKPYTETVDSDGRPDEVVAEEAWQRHKMRNDSFIVDLFQGQYKSKLVCPVCAKVSITFDPFLYLPVPLPQKQKVLPVFYFAREPHSKPIKFLVSVSKENSTASEVLDSLSQSVRVKPENLRLAEVIKNRFHRVFLPSHSLDTVSPSDMLLCFELLSPELAKERVVVLEVQQRPQVPSVPISKCAACQRKQQSEDEKLKRCTRCYRVGYCNQLCQKTHWPDHKGLCRPENIGYPFLVSVPASRLTYARLAQLLEGYARYSVSVFQPPFQPGRMALESQSPGCTTLLSTGSLEAGDSERDPIQPPELQLVTPMAEGDTGLPRVWAAPDRGPVPSTSGISSEILASGPTEVGSLPVGERVSRPEAAVPGYQHPSEAMNAHTPQFFIYKIDSSNREQRLEDKGDTPLELGDDCSLALVWRNNERLQEFVLVASKELECAEDPGSAGEAARAGHFTLDQCLNLFTRPEVLAPEEAWYCPQCKQHREASKQLLLWRLPNVLIVQLKRFSFRSFIWRDKINDLVEFPVRNLDLSKFCIGQKEEQLPSYDLYAVINHYGGMIGGHYTACARLPNDRSSQRSDVGWRLFDDSTVTTVDESQVVTRYAYVLFYRRRNSPVERPPRAGHSEHHPDLGPAAEAAASQGLGPGQAPEVAPTRTAPERFAPPVDRPAPTYSNMEEVD